Within Pseudomonas sp. LBUM920, the genomic segment CGCCAAGCCGGTGGTGGACATGGGCTTTGAGTTGCAAGTGCGCGAGAGCACCTGATTGTTGAAGGCCAGACACACTCAACGTGTGGGAGCTGGCTTGCCGGCGATGGTGGAGTGTCAGGCAACGATGTGTTGACGGACTCACCGCTATCGCAGGCAAGCCAGCTCCCACCTTTTTTACCGTGCCCGCTTGAGATGTAGGACGCCTGTAGGACGCGGCTGACATTGCGGTCAGCGCCTTGCCCGGCTGCCTACGCTTACGTCAGAATCCGCCGGCTTGTGCGCTTGGGTGGTGGTCTTTAAGGTTTGCCGGTCGCTGAATTTCTCGGTGATCGGGTTTAGTAGCCCTACTTTTGGACACTCTTAGTGCATGAGCCTCATCTGAGTTTGATGGCGGCTGTGCGTAGGGCATCTTCGGGTGCGCCGGCTTTGAGTGTCCACCGGTCTACTAACCTGCGTACAGCTGCCACCCCTCGTTTAGTAGCGATCCGGCGGCGGCCTGTTTCCAGGACGCTCAAATGATCAAAGAAACTGAAAAACCGGTAACTACTCTTTTCACCATCACGCCCGATACACCCATCGAGTCCCTACTGATCAACAGCTACGAAACCGTGTGTTCCGTCAGCGCCTTGTTGCTCGACCTGTCCGATGACCTCACCGGCAAGCACCGCGACATAGCCCTCGCCATTCACCAATTGAGCGAGCTATCAGTGCTCATGGTAGGCAAAGCCATGGACCAGCACACACCGCGCACCTAACGCCTAGCTCGGTTTAAAAATGTGGGAGCTGGCTTGCCTGCGATGGCGGCGGGTCAGCTATAAATGGGCTGACTGACCCGCCGCCTTCGCGGGCAAGCCCGCTCCCACCTTTACCGTGCCCACTTGAGGGCGAGGTTAATCCGCTGAAGCCAGCATGTTCACCAATGCCGACGCCCCCTTATGCAACGGCTGATTTTTCAACCACACCGCATTCACCACCATGGCCAGCCCGTTCTCGATGTTCTTGAAGTTCAAGCGCCGCAAGCGCCCCGCCGCCAACAACGGCGCCACCACCGACTGCGGGAAGTTGCCCCAACCCAGCCCGGCTTCCACCATTTCCAGCGCCATGCCCAGGGTGTCGGTCCGCCAATAGGATTGCCCCACCAGGGGTCGACAATCGCTGAGAGGCAAGTCCCGGCCGGCCACCAGAATCTGTCGCACCCGCACCAAGTCTTCCAAAAACGGCTCACCGCCCGCCTGGGGGTGGCGCGGGCTGATACAGGCCATCAGTTGCTCGCTGCCGACAAACTGAAACCGCTCCAGCACATTCACGCTCAAGCCCGCATAGGCCAGGCACAGCTGTACCCGGCCGCTGTGCAGCAGCTGCAAAGCGTCATCTTGCGGGGCGGTCAGCACTTCGATATCAAGCAACGGGAATTGCTCACTGAGCTCGCCAATGGCGGCCAGCAGGCGGCGCGTATTGATGTCGGCCCCCACGCCAATCGACAGCTTGCTCTCCAGCCCTTGGGACAGCTGCAACGCATGCACCTGCAACTGTTTGAGTTGCTCGGCCATCAGCCGTGCATGGGGAATCAACGCCAGCGCCAGGTCGGTGGGCACCGGCTCGCGGTGGCTGCGATCGAACAACGGGTAACCCAGCTCAGCTTCAAGGTTGGCAATGCCCATGCTCACCGCTGAAGGCACTTTGCCCAACGCCCGCGCCGCCGCCGAAAACGAGCCACGCTCCACCACCGCCAGGAACAACTGGACACTGTCACTGGTAAAACTCATCGCGCCACCTATCAATAAAACTGAAATCTTCTGACTTTTAGTATCAGCCAAACTGACGCTATCGTCTGCGCCCTCTGACGTTCCTGTCACGTAAAAAAGAGGAAGTGCTATGCAAGGCGTGAAACGCAAATTGGTGTATGTGTCGCTCTATGAGCTGATCGGCATGACCTTCTCGGCGCTAGGGCTGGCGCTGCTGTCGGGCACTCACCCGTCCAGCACAGGGCCGTTGGCTGTGGTCATCACGACCATCGCGGTCACCTGGAATTTCATCTACACCTCACTGTTCGAGCGCTGGGAAAGCCGTCAAGCCGACCGCACGCGCACCGTCAAACGGCGGATTGCCCACGCGGTCGGGTTTCAACTGACGCTGATCGTCTTCCTGATTCCGCTGATCGCCTGGTGGATGAAGGTCAGCCTGGTCCAGGCGTTTGTGCTGGACCTGGCGTTGATCCTGTTCATTCCCTGCTACACGTTTGCCTTCAACTGGCTGTTCGACCGCACCTTCGGTTTGCCCGCGTCGGCGTTGCCGGTCACAACCGCGTAGCGTCGAAGGTTTACCCCTGATAGATTCCCATGGGTCATCTCCATCGTCAGGGAAGTACCATGGGACACTCACTGAAAATCCTCGGCCGCACGTCCTCCATCAACGTGCGCAAAGTGCTCTGGACCTGCCAGGAACTGGG encodes:
- a CDS encoding DUF6124 family protein; amino-acid sequence: MIKETEKPVTTLFTITPDTPIESLLINSYETVCSVSALLLDLSDDLTGKHRDIALAIHQLSELSVLMVGKAMDQHTPRT
- a CDS encoding LysR family transcriptional regulator, producing the protein MSFTSDSVQLFLAVVERGSFSAAARALGKVPSAVSMGIANLEAELGYPLFDRSHREPVPTDLALALIPHARLMAEQLKQLQVHALQLSQGLESKLSIGVGADINTRRLLAAIGELSEQFPLLDIEVLTAPQDDALQLLHSGRVQLCLAYAGLSVNVLERFQFVGSEQLMACISPRHPQAGGEPFLEDLVRVRQILVAGRDLPLSDCRPLVGQSYWRTDTLGMALEMVEAGLGWGNFPQSVVAPLLAAGRLRRLNFKNIENGLAMVVNAVWLKNQPLHKGASALVNMLASAD
- a CDS encoding PACE efflux transporter, with translation MQGVKRKLVYVSLYELIGMTFSALGLALLSGTHPSSTGPLAVVITTIAVTWNFIYTSLFERWESRQADRTRTVKRRIAHAVGFQLTLIVFLIPLIAWWMKVSLVQAFVLDLALILFIPCYTFAFNWLFDRTFGLPASALPVTTA